A genomic window from Solanum dulcamara chromosome 11, daSolDulc1.2, whole genome shotgun sequence includes:
- the LOC129873185 gene encoding uncharacterized GPI-anchored protein At1g61900 isoform X4, with translation MDRKEDALLPEIPPTASPQPFLPLLAPSPWAPFTNSTLPKLSGLCTLKFDAVERMMGVTSIDCVAPFAQYLANVMCCPQLETTLVILIGQSSKFTNMLALNGTLAKHCLSDFQQILVSQGANDTLQHICSLHPSNLTEGSCPVKDVHEFETTVDSSSLLAACGKIDLVNECCEQTCQNAISEAAKKLALQAYDLLSTEGAEVLTDHSTRVNDCRSIVHRWLASKLNPNGAKDVLRGLSNCKNNKVCPLVFSSTSHVTKACGDGMNNQTACCNTIESYVSHLQRQSFVTNLQALGCAASLGLKLQKANVSRNIYKLCHISLKDFSVQVAPEVSGCLLPSLPSDAVLDQSSGISFVCDLNDNIPAPWPSLSHLPVSSCNKTVKIPALPAAASGQISLNILSIRSHLHLLALTVLGSGLICISWP, from the exons ATGGACAGAAAGGAGGATGCTCTGTTGCCTGAAATCCCCCCAACTGCTTCTCCTCAGCCCTTTCTCCCTCTTCTGGCACCTTCTCCGTGGGCACCTTTCACAAACAGCACTTTACCAAAATTATCGG GACTCTGTACGCTGAAATTTGATGCTGTGGAAAGAATGATGGGTGTGACATCAATTGATTGTGTTGCTCCATTTGCACAGTATCTGGCTAATGTCATGTGTTGCCCACAACTGGAAACGACTCTTGTTATTCTTATTGGGCAGTCTAGTAAATTCACAAATATGCTTGCTTTAAATGGCACACTTGCAAAGCATTGCCTTTCAGATTTTCAGCAAATTCTGGTGAGCCAGGGTGCCAATGACACTTTACAGCACATATGCTCTCTCCACCCATCAAATCTGACAGAAGGTTCTTGCCCAGTCAAAGATGTTCATGAGTTTGAAACCACAGTGGACTCATCTAGCCTACTTGCTGCCTGCGGGAAGATTGACCTTGTGAATGAATGCTGTGAGCAAACTTGCCAAAATGCGATATCAGAAGCTGCTAAAAAACTTGCACTACAAGCATATGATCTTCTGAGCACGGAAGGTGCTGAGGTGCTGACTGACCACTCGACTAGGGTTAATGATTGCAGAAGTATTGTACACCGTTGGCTGGCAAGTAAACTTAACCCTAATGGTGCAAAAGATGTTCTTAGAGGACTATCTAATTGCAAAAATAATAAAG TGTGCCCTCTGGTATTCTCTAGTACGAGCCATGTTACAAAGGCTTGTGGAGATGGGATGAATAACCAAACAGCATGCTGTAATACCATTGAGAGCTATGTCTCTCACTTACAAAGGCAGAGTTTTGTAACCAACTTGCAAGCTTTGGGTTGCGCTGCTTCACTTGGACTCAAGTTACAGAAAGCCAATGTGAGCagaaatatatacaaacttTGTCACATTAGCCTCAAGGACTTTTCTGTGCAAG TCGCACCCGAAG TTTCTGGGTGTCTTTTGCCTAGTCTACCATCAGATGCTGTACTTGACCAAAGTTCGGGGATCAGCTTCGTCTGTGATTTAAACGATAACATTCCAGCCCCTTGGCCATCTCTCTCTCACTTACCAGTTTCTTCATGCAATAAAA CTGTGAAAATTCCTGCACTTCCTGCTGCAGCATCTGGCCAGATCA GTCTGAACATCTTAAGCATCAGGTCTCATCTGCATCTCTTGGCCTTGACGGTTCTTGGATCAGGTCTCATCTGCATCTCTTGGCCTTGA
- the LOC129873185 gene encoding uncharacterized GPI-anchored protein At1g61900 isoform X3, whose translation MRGGLSLSFKLYLLLLLYLQDSSCSSVNSLKGSLNMDRKEDALLPEIPPTASPQPFLPLLAPSPWAPFTNSTLPKLSGLCTLKFDAVERMMGVTSIDCVAPFAQYLANVMCCPQLETTLVILIGQSSKFTNMLALNGTLAKHCLSDFQQILVSQGANDTLQHICSLHPSNLTEGSCPVKDVHEFETTVDSSSLLAACGKIDLVNECCEQTCQNAISEAAKKLALQAYDLLSTEGAEVLTDHSTRVNDCRSIVHRWLASKLNPNGAKDVLRGLSNCKNNKVCPLVFSSTSHVTKACGDGMNNQTACCNTIESYVSHLQRQSFVTNLQALGCAASLGLKLQKANVSRNIYKLCHISLKDFSVQVSGCLLPSLPSDAVLDQSSGISFVCDLNDNIPAPWPSLSHLPVSSCNKTVKIPALPAAASGQISLNILSIRSHLHLLALTVLGSGLICISWP comes from the exons ACCTCCAGGACTCCAGTTGCAGTTCAGTGAATTCTCTCAAGGGTTCTTTAAACATGGACAGAAAGGAGGATGCTCTGTTGCCTGAAATCCCCCCAACTGCTTCTCCTCAGCCCTTTCTCCCTCTTCTGGCACCTTCTCCGTGGGCACCTTTCACAAACAGCACTTTACCAAAATTATCGG GACTCTGTACGCTGAAATTTGATGCTGTGGAAAGAATGATGGGTGTGACATCAATTGATTGTGTTGCTCCATTTGCACAGTATCTGGCTAATGTCATGTGTTGCCCACAACTGGAAACGACTCTTGTTATTCTTATTGGGCAGTCTAGTAAATTCACAAATATGCTTGCTTTAAATGGCACACTTGCAAAGCATTGCCTTTCAGATTTTCAGCAAATTCTGGTGAGCCAGGGTGCCAATGACACTTTACAGCACATATGCTCTCTCCACCCATCAAATCTGACAGAAGGTTCTTGCCCAGTCAAAGATGTTCATGAGTTTGAAACCACAGTGGACTCATCTAGCCTACTTGCTGCCTGCGGGAAGATTGACCTTGTGAATGAATGCTGTGAGCAAACTTGCCAAAATGCGATATCAGAAGCTGCTAAAAAACTTGCACTACAAGCATATGATCTTCTGAGCACGGAAGGTGCTGAGGTGCTGACTGACCACTCGACTAGGGTTAATGATTGCAGAAGTATTGTACACCGTTGGCTGGCAAGTAAACTTAACCCTAATGGTGCAAAAGATGTTCTTAGAGGACTATCTAATTGCAAAAATAATAAAG TGTGCCCTCTGGTATTCTCTAGTACGAGCCATGTTACAAAGGCTTGTGGAGATGGGATGAATAACCAAACAGCATGCTGTAATACCATTGAGAGCTATGTCTCTCACTTACAAAGGCAGAGTTTTGTAACCAACTTGCAAGCTTTGGGTTGCGCTGCTTCACTTGGACTCAAGTTACAGAAAGCCAATGTGAGCagaaatatatacaaacttTGTCACATTAGCCTCAAGGACTTTTCTGTGCAAG TTTCTGGGTGTCTTTTGCCTAGTCTACCATCAGATGCTGTACTTGACCAAAGTTCGGGGATCAGCTTCGTCTGTGATTTAAACGATAACATTCCAGCCCCTTGGCCATCTCTCTCTCACTTACCAGTTTCTTCATGCAATAAAA CTGTGAAAATTCCTGCACTTCCTGCTGCAGCATCTGGCCAGATCA GTCTGAACATCTTAAGCATCAGGTCTCATCTGCATCTCTTGGCCTTGACGGTTCTTGGATCAGGTCTCATCTGCATCTCTTGGCCTTGA
- the LOC129873185 gene encoding uncharacterized GPI-anchored protein At1g61900 isoform X1, which produces MRGGLSLSFKLYLLLLLYLQDSSCSSVNSLKGSLNMDRKEDALLPEIPPTASPQPFLPLLAPSPWAPFTNSTLPKLSGLCTLKFDAVERMMGVTSIDCVAPFAQYLANVMCCPQLETTLVILIGQSSKFTNMLALNGTLAKHCLSDFQQILVSQGANDTLQHICSLHPSNLTEGSCPVKDVHEFETTVDSSSLLAACGKIDLVNECCEQTCQNAISEAAKKLALQAYDLLSTEGAEVLTDHSTRVNDCRSIVHRWLASKLNPNGAKDVLRGLSNCKNNKVCPLVFSSTSHVTKACGDGMNNQTACCNTIESYVSHLQRQSFVTNLQALGCAASLGLKLQKANVSRNIYKLCHISLKDFSVQVAPEVSGCLLPSLPSDAVLDQSSGISFVCDLNDNIPAPWPSLSHLPVSSCNKTVKIPALPAAASGQISLNILSIRSHLHLLALTVLGSGLICISWP; this is translated from the exons ACCTCCAGGACTCCAGTTGCAGTTCAGTGAATTCTCTCAAGGGTTCTTTAAACATGGACAGAAAGGAGGATGCTCTGTTGCCTGAAATCCCCCCAACTGCTTCTCCTCAGCCCTTTCTCCCTCTTCTGGCACCTTCTCCGTGGGCACCTTTCACAAACAGCACTTTACCAAAATTATCGG GACTCTGTACGCTGAAATTTGATGCTGTGGAAAGAATGATGGGTGTGACATCAATTGATTGTGTTGCTCCATTTGCACAGTATCTGGCTAATGTCATGTGTTGCCCACAACTGGAAACGACTCTTGTTATTCTTATTGGGCAGTCTAGTAAATTCACAAATATGCTTGCTTTAAATGGCACACTTGCAAAGCATTGCCTTTCAGATTTTCAGCAAATTCTGGTGAGCCAGGGTGCCAATGACACTTTACAGCACATATGCTCTCTCCACCCATCAAATCTGACAGAAGGTTCTTGCCCAGTCAAAGATGTTCATGAGTTTGAAACCACAGTGGACTCATCTAGCCTACTTGCTGCCTGCGGGAAGATTGACCTTGTGAATGAATGCTGTGAGCAAACTTGCCAAAATGCGATATCAGAAGCTGCTAAAAAACTTGCACTACAAGCATATGATCTTCTGAGCACGGAAGGTGCTGAGGTGCTGACTGACCACTCGACTAGGGTTAATGATTGCAGAAGTATTGTACACCGTTGGCTGGCAAGTAAACTTAACCCTAATGGTGCAAAAGATGTTCTTAGAGGACTATCTAATTGCAAAAATAATAAAG TGTGCCCTCTGGTATTCTCTAGTACGAGCCATGTTACAAAGGCTTGTGGAGATGGGATGAATAACCAAACAGCATGCTGTAATACCATTGAGAGCTATGTCTCTCACTTACAAAGGCAGAGTTTTGTAACCAACTTGCAAGCTTTGGGTTGCGCTGCTTCACTTGGACTCAAGTTACAGAAAGCCAATGTGAGCagaaatatatacaaacttTGTCACATTAGCCTCAAGGACTTTTCTGTGCAAG TCGCACCCGAAG TTTCTGGGTGTCTTTTGCCTAGTCTACCATCAGATGCTGTACTTGACCAAAGTTCGGGGATCAGCTTCGTCTGTGATTTAAACGATAACATTCCAGCCCCTTGGCCATCTCTCTCTCACTTACCAGTTTCTTCATGCAATAAAA CTGTGAAAATTCCTGCACTTCCTGCTGCAGCATCTGGCCAGATCA GTCTGAACATCTTAAGCATCAGGTCTCATCTGCATCTCTTGGCCTTGACGGTTCTTGGATCAGGTCTCATCTGCATCTCTTGGCCTTGA
- the LOC129873185 gene encoding uncharacterized GPI-anchored protein At1g61900 isoform X2, with protein sequence MRGGLSLSFKLYLLLLLYLQDSSCSSVNSLKGSLNMDRKEDALLPEIPPTASPQPFLPLLAPSPWAPFTNSTLPKLSGLCTLKFDAVERMMGVTSIDCVAPFAQYLANVMCCPQLETTLVILIGQSSKFTNMLALNGTLAKHCLSDFQQILVSQGANDTLQHICSLHPSNLTEGSCPVKDVHEFETTVDSSSLLAACGKIDLVNECCEQTCQNAISEAAKKLALQAYDLLSTEGAEVLTDHSTRVNDCRSIVHRWLASKLNPNGAKDVLRGLSNCKNNKVCPLVFSSTSHVTKACGDGMNNQTACCNTIESYVSHLQRQSFVTNLQALGCAASLGLKLQKANVSRNIYKLCHISLKDFSVQVAPEVSGCLLPSLPSDAVLDQSSGISFVCDLNDNIPAPWPSLSHLPVSSCNKTVKIPALPAAASGQISLNILSIRSHLHLLALTVLGSLFYT encoded by the exons ACCTCCAGGACTCCAGTTGCAGTTCAGTGAATTCTCTCAAGGGTTCTTTAAACATGGACAGAAAGGAGGATGCTCTGTTGCCTGAAATCCCCCCAACTGCTTCTCCTCAGCCCTTTCTCCCTCTTCTGGCACCTTCTCCGTGGGCACCTTTCACAAACAGCACTTTACCAAAATTATCGG GACTCTGTACGCTGAAATTTGATGCTGTGGAAAGAATGATGGGTGTGACATCAATTGATTGTGTTGCTCCATTTGCACAGTATCTGGCTAATGTCATGTGTTGCCCACAACTGGAAACGACTCTTGTTATTCTTATTGGGCAGTCTAGTAAATTCACAAATATGCTTGCTTTAAATGGCACACTTGCAAAGCATTGCCTTTCAGATTTTCAGCAAATTCTGGTGAGCCAGGGTGCCAATGACACTTTACAGCACATATGCTCTCTCCACCCATCAAATCTGACAGAAGGTTCTTGCCCAGTCAAAGATGTTCATGAGTTTGAAACCACAGTGGACTCATCTAGCCTACTTGCTGCCTGCGGGAAGATTGACCTTGTGAATGAATGCTGTGAGCAAACTTGCCAAAATGCGATATCAGAAGCTGCTAAAAAACTTGCACTACAAGCATATGATCTTCTGAGCACGGAAGGTGCTGAGGTGCTGACTGACCACTCGACTAGGGTTAATGATTGCAGAAGTATTGTACACCGTTGGCTGGCAAGTAAACTTAACCCTAATGGTGCAAAAGATGTTCTTAGAGGACTATCTAATTGCAAAAATAATAAAG TGTGCCCTCTGGTATTCTCTAGTACGAGCCATGTTACAAAGGCTTGTGGAGATGGGATGAATAACCAAACAGCATGCTGTAATACCATTGAGAGCTATGTCTCTCACTTACAAAGGCAGAGTTTTGTAACCAACTTGCAAGCTTTGGGTTGCGCTGCTTCACTTGGACTCAAGTTACAGAAAGCCAATGTGAGCagaaatatatacaaacttTGTCACATTAGCCTCAAGGACTTTTCTGTGCAAG TCGCACCCGAAG TTTCTGGGTGTCTTTTGCCTAGTCTACCATCAGATGCTGTACTTGACCAAAGTTCGGGGATCAGCTTCGTCTGTGATTTAAACGATAACATTCCAGCCCCTTGGCCATCTCTCTCTCACTTACCAGTTTCTTCATGCAATAAAA CTGTGAAAATTCCTGCACTTCCTGCTGCAGCATCTGGCCAGATCA GTCTGAACATCTTAAGCATCAG GTCTCATCTGCATCTCTTGGCCTTGACGGTTCTTGGAAGCCTCTTTTATACTTAA